Proteins encoded in a region of the Photobacterium angustum genome:
- a CDS encoding TetR/AcrR family transcriptional regulator, with protein MLTARSQLKKQQILDAATELFTQHGYAISMDSIALAANVSKQTVYAHFKTKDDLFETCIRAKCMESQMDNLPLDDGRRPRDVLCDFAKRFQSILRTEEAILTYRTAIRQLESHPDLAKVFVSAGPETTIEMLAQYLSFQQQQGVLSFPISASDAAMQLLLMLHGRMVFLAQLGQPCDMTEQENDAYIESCVDLFMTGYAATK; from the coding sequence TTGCTAACAGCAAGAAGTCAATTAAAGAAACAACAAATATTAGATGCTGCTACTGAGCTCTTTACTCAACATGGTTATGCGATTTCTATGGATAGCATTGCATTAGCTGCGAATGTTTCTAAACAAACGGTTTATGCGCATTTCAAAACTAAAGATGATCTGTTTGAAACTTGTATCCGTGCTAAATGTATGGAAAGCCAGATGGATAATTTACCATTGGATGATGGAAGAAGGCCGCGAGATGTATTGTGTGATTTTGCCAAACGTTTTCAATCGATTTTACGAACAGAAGAAGCTATCCTGACCTACAGAACGGCGATTCGTCAGTTAGAATCGCATCCTGATCTGGCTAAAGTGTTTGTCTCAGCCGGACCTGAAACTACCATCGAAATGTTGGCTCAATACTTATCTTTTCAACAACAACAAGGTGTGTTGAGTTTTCCAATTTCAGCCTCTGATGCAGCGATGCAGCTATTATTAATGCTACATGGCCGGATGGTATTTCTAGCGCAACTAGGTCAACCTTGTGATATGACAGAGCAAGAAAATGATGCTTATATTGAAAGCTGTGTTGATTTGTTTATGACAGGTTACGCTGCAACAAAGTAA
- a CDS encoding HAD family hydrolase translates to MDISKYKAVIFDMDGTLVDSMPAHIYAWQLTCEVHNIPFDHDWFYTMGGSPTLNTAKALIEKYQLDVDPVYLAESKLHHFDDITHKGEVITGTFEVLKHAKSKGIPTAIGTGCQRRHTEEILTSAGLMPYLDVIVTANDVTQHKPLPETFLLAAQKLGIAAQDCVVFEDTELGCQAAKAAGMDCYLVAGGEMKEFRSVNM, encoded by the coding sequence ATGGATATTAGTAAATACAAAGCAGTCATTTTTGATATGGACGGAACCTTAGTGGATTCTATGCCAGCACATATTTATGCTTGGCAACTCACGTGTGAAGTACACAATATTCCTTTTGATCACGATTGGTTTTATACCATGGGCGGATCACCAACCTTAAATACGGCAAAAGCCCTCATTGAAAAGTATCAGTTAGATGTAGATCCTGTTTATCTTGCTGAATCAAAACTCCATCACTTTGATGATATTACACATAAAGGTGAGGTGATAACGGGAACTTTCGAAGTATTAAAACATGCAAAATCTAAAGGTATTCCAACCGCGATAGGTACAGGATGTCAGCGTCGCCACACAGAAGAAATTTTAACCAGCGCAGGCTTAATGCCGTATCTAGATGTTATTGTCACTGCCAATGATGTTACACAGCATAAACCGCTTCCTGAAACGTTCTTATTAGCGGCACAAAAGTTAGGTATTGCGGCACAAGATTGCGTGGTGTTTGAAGATACTGAATTAGGTTGCCAAGCAGCTAAAGCAGCAGGCATGGACTGCTATCTAGTGGCTGGTGGAGAAATGAAAGAATTCCGCTCTGTAAATATGTAG